The genomic segment CGTAAGCATTAAGGAAAAAGCGTGGAGGTTTAGTATAAGTAAGTAAATAGGGATTCGGCGCGGTTATTTATTAATCCTAATCAAGAGGTATCAAGTTTTTAATTAGCCTTGGAACATAAGCGTTTGATAGAAAACAATTCCACTCTACTTATTCTTGCCCTCACTTATTAAGTAATTCTTATGGTATGTTTATGAAGGTAAATAATTAACAAGGAGTTTACCGTGGCCTTCAAGGAGTTTTCACAAAGGTTACGCTAATAACATGGAAAAAATTATACAATTTATTGGTAATTCGATACTCATTTTAATCGCATTTAGCCTTTTTTTATCAGGAATCATTTCTGATGAAAGTACGTTAGTAAGCTCAAGTTTTCTTTACATTATATTAGGAGCAGGGGCGGCATATCTATTTTGGAAATTCACACCAGAATTACATTCAAATAAGAGTAAAAAAGAAAGAAGAAAACATCAAATGTCGGCATTTCTTGTTTTTATTTTTATAACTGTTGCAGCACCACTTGCTACAGCTAGATACGGCCACATATTGCTCACTTGGGCCGGCCAAAGTAAAGAAGTTGAGTTAGAATTAACTGTTGATTATGTAAGTAGTACATATAGTAGTGCTTATTGCGCAGGGGCAATACGTTTAAAAGGTTATTCCAACTTTGGATCCGGTAGGCTATGTGGCGTATCAAGGTCAATATGGTCACAATTGAAAAGTGGTGACCGTATTATAGTCCAAGGTATAAAAACATATTGGGGCTTTGAATATACAAATTTAAAAAAAAATCTCGATAGAGAAATCTATCAAAGTAAAACACTTAGGTTGCTTCAAGATTTTAAAAACATGGATTCAAATAAAGCTTTTGCATTAGCTAGAGGAGTTGATGGTCGCGAGGTAATTGGTTATTCACATTCATATAGCTCACTTCAAAAGGCCAAAGAAAGAGCGCTTAATGAGTGCCAAGCACAGATAGAATTACATAGCATCACAACTGAATGTAAACTTATTCGGTAATTTATTCTAAAAATGAACATTTGTAGTGGTAAGGAGTTTGGCCACTATTATAGAACATACCGAGCTCATTTATGGACAGAAGTGAGTTAGAAATAAAGCCTTAGTTCATGAGCATCTGATATAAAATAGTTAAGTTTACTCTGACCCGCTGATTCAGCTGCCTACAGGTTTAACTTAGGCTTAATAAAATCAATAAAAGCAGAAATCCGCTTGGCTACAGAAGAAGTCTTATAATACACTGCGTTGACTTGCTCTCTTCTTGGATGGCTAATTTTTTCGCGCTCCAACAGCGGGATTAAACGCCCTTTGGCAATATCTTTATTCACCATAAACCCTGATAGGCATGCTATGCCATTTCCTGCCAACACTATTTGTCGAATGGTTTCGCCATTACTTGATGACATTAAAGCGTCTAACTGGCTAAAACCTTTTAAAGGCCAGTCATTCAAAATCTTGGGAGCGACAAATCCAATGAGATTATGCTGAGCGAGATCGCTGGATTTGTTGGGGAGCCCGCGTTTTGATATATATTCTGGTGAAGCCACAATATACAAGGGGCTTCGACCCAGCGACCGAGCATGTAGGGTCGAATCGCTCAACGTACCAATACGGATTGCTAAATCGGTTTTCTTTTCTAACAAATCCACAATGCCTTCATTGGAGGTTATTTCTAGCTCAATATCGGGATAGGCTTGATTAAATGACTGCACCAATGGCACCAGTTGGTGAAACACAAACGGACTAGCCGCGTCGACACGTAAACGGCCTTTGGGCAATTCCCCACGGGAAATAATATCTTCTTCCGCCTGCTGTAGTTGCATTAACCCCAACCGCACTGAGTCAATGAACTGGCGTCCTTCATCGGTTAATTCAATACGTCTGGTGGTTCGGTTTAAAATAGTGACCCCAAGTTGGCTCTCCACTTTACTGACCGCCCTGGATACTCGCGCGACTTGTATATCTAGGGTCTCTGCTGCCGCTGAAAAACCTCCGGTATCGACTACAGCTAGTAAAATGGCTAAATCATCAGATTTTGTTCGCATGCTATTGCCCTCAACTTTATCCACTCGACCATCTGCTTTATTGCATTTATAACAAATATCATTTGTAAAAACCTCTATTTTTCGAAAAAAAACTTTGATGCAAAATGCCCCCCATCAATTAACAACGTGACTGCATAGCGACCAATACATCGGCTATTGCTGGTCATTTTCAAACAACATAGAGTAAATATTATGCCTTTAGCACTTCTCGCATTGACGCTAAGCGCCTTTGCTATTGGAACAACGGAGTTTGTGATCGTGGGGCTACTCCCGACTATGGCCTCAGACTTAAATGTATCACTACCTTCAGCAGGCTTGCTGGTTAGCCTTTATGCACTTGGTGTTGCCATTGGTGCCCCGGTTTTAACGGCTTTAACAGGAAAGTGGAATCGTAAACACGTATTGATTACCGTAATGTCACTGTTTGTTGTCGGTAACTTAATAGCATGGCAAGCACCTGGATATAACACCTTAATTGTCGCTCGTATTTTGACAGGTTTAGCCCATGGTGTATTTTTCTCAATTGGTTCAACCATTGCTACAGGCCTAGTGCCCAAAGAAAAAGCGGCAAGCGCCATTGCGATTATGTTCACAGGTTTAACCGTGGCGTTAGTAACAGGCGTGCCGCTTGGGACTGTCATTGGTCAAACCTTTGGCTGGGAATCAACCTTCTTAATTGTTGCGCTATTAGGTTTAATCGCATTAATTGGTAGCGCTTTATTAGTACCAAATAACTTAAAACAACCTGCTGCAGCTAAGCTTTCATCGCAGCTTAAGGTATTAACTCAACCTCGATTATTACTGGTTTATGCGATTACCGCGCTGGGTTATGGCGGCACTTTTACAGCATTCACCTTCCTTGCTCCGATTTTGCAGCAAGAATCAGGCTTTAGTGCTAATGCAATTAGTTTAATTATGTTGGTTTATGGTGTATCCGTTGCTATTGGTAATATTTGGGGCGGTAAAATGGCCGATAAAATGGGCCCAATAAAAGCACTTACCATTATTTTTACTGGTCTTGCTGCTGTGCTTATCGTGTTCAATTTTACCGCCGTTAACCCTATCGCCGCGGTAGCCACGATTTTAGTTTGGGGAGCATTTGCATTCGGTAATGTTCCTGGTTTACAAGTATATGTAGTGAAACTTGCTGAAAAATATACACCAGATGCAGTGGATGTTGCTTCCGGTTTAAACATAGCAGCCTTTAACGTTGGTATTGCACTTGGTTCATGGGGCGGAGGGATGATTGTCGCTGAAGCTGGCTTAATGCATACACCTTGGGTCGGTGCGGTAGTGGTACTGATAGCGCTTGCTTTGACCCGCTTTAGTGGTCGCCTTGATAAGCGTGCAGAAAGTTAGTGATATAAAAAGAGTATTAATGAAATAAACATGATTCTTACTTTTAGAACTGGTCAATGCAGCCGCATTGGCCAGCTTTCGCAACTGATATTGATTGGTATTAGATAAGATTGAAACTGATAAGAGGCATTCAATGAAAACCGTTTTTATTACTGGAGCAAATCGTGGCTTAGGACTAGAGCTTGCAAAGCAATATGCACAGCGTCACTATAAGGTCATTGCCTGTTGTCGCGATATTGATTCAGCGCATGAGTTAACTCTGTTAGCACCACAGTATTCAAGCATTCACCCTTATGCTTTAGATGTTAGTAATGAAACAGATATTCTCGCTATAACTGAAGTATTTAAAGATCAACCTATTGATGTGCTTATTCATAACGCAGGGGTGAGTGGTGAAGGATGTGACAACTTAGGCAATATGGATCAGCAAGGATGGGTCGAGGTATTAAAGGTTAATACCATCGCACCCATGTTAATCACGCAGGCCTTGCTCAATAATATTCTAGCCGGCCAAGATAAAACCATAATCGGGATGACCTCAATACTGGCCAGCATTGATGATAACCGCTCTGGAGGCCGATACAGCTATCGAGCATCAAAAGCAGCACTTAATCAAATTATTAAATCATTGGCCTGTGAGTTATCGGGATCTGGTGTAAAAACCATGGCTATTCATCCAGGCTGGGTGCAAACCGATATGGGCGGCAAAGACGGCAAGTTGTCAGCAGAAGAAAGTATCAAGGGAATGCTTAATGTTATTGATACTTTAAAAGCCAAACACTCAGGTTCATTTTTTGTTTACGATGGTACTCAACTGCCATGGTAAAGCCGGTATTCGCGTCATTTACACGCTCTGAGGCTACAAAATGTTATTTAATTTTATGATTCTAACTCTCTTCATTATTGCTTTGCTCGGGTGGTATTTGCAAAAGTGTCTTGTGATATTTCCCAAATTGACTGAGC from the Shewanella japonica genome contains:
- a CDS encoding LysR substrate-binding domain-containing protein, which encodes MRTKSDDLAILLAVVDTGGFSAAAETLDIQVARVSRAVSKVESQLGVTILNRTTRRIELTDEGRQFIDSVRLGLMQLQQAEEDIISRGELPKGRLRVDAASPFVFHQLVPLVQSFNQAYPDIELEITSNEGIVDLLEKKTDLAIRIGTLSDSTLHARSLGRSPLYIVASPEYISKRGLPNKSSDLAQHNLIGFVAPKILNDWPLKGFSQLDALMSSSNGETIRQIVLAGNGIACLSGFMVNKDIAKGRLIPLLEREKISHPRREQVNAVYYKTSSVAKRISAFIDFIKPKLNL
- a CDS encoding MFS transporter; the encoded protein is MPLALLALTLSAFAIGTTEFVIVGLLPTMASDLNVSLPSAGLLVSLYALGVAIGAPVLTALTGKWNRKHVLITVMSLFVVGNLIAWQAPGYNTLIVARILTGLAHGVFFSIGSTIATGLVPKEKAASAIAIMFTGLTVALVTGVPLGTVIGQTFGWESTFLIVALLGLIALIGSALLVPNNLKQPAAAKLSSQLKVLTQPRLLLVYAITALGYGGTFTAFTFLAPILQQESGFSANAISLIMLVYGVSVAIGNIWGGKMADKMGPIKALTIIFTGLAAVLIVFNFTAVNPIAAVATILVWGAFAFGNVPGLQVYVVKLAEKYTPDAVDVASGLNIAAFNVGIALGSWGGGMIVAEAGLMHTPWVGAVVVLIALALTRFSGRLDKRAES
- a CDS encoding SDR family oxidoreductase → MKTVFITGANRGLGLELAKQYAQRHYKVIACCRDIDSAHELTLLAPQYSSIHPYALDVSNETDILAITEVFKDQPIDVLIHNAGVSGEGCDNLGNMDQQGWVEVLKVNTIAPMLITQALLNNILAGQDKTIIGMTSILASIDDNRSGGRYSYRASKAALNQIIKSLACELSGSGVKTMAIHPGWVQTDMGGKDGKLSAEESIKGMLNVIDTLKAKHSGSFFVYDGTQLPW